One region of Deinococcus aestuarii genomic DNA includes:
- a CDS encoding GNAT family N-acetyltransferase: MPAWSLRRARPRDAATVARHRFPTFPPTAPALDTYAAWVADALAREVYLGWLAEQEGVILAGVGLTLLEWGPTHDDPNPWRARLVNIFTEPASRRQGLARALTAHALGEAEARGLRSVSLAATREARALYEAFGFEPSPAQMRRKPGSQRRQPPG, encoded by the coding sequence GTGCCCGCCTGGTCTCTGCGCCGCGCCCGCCCCAGGGACGCGGCCACCGTCGCCCGCCACCGCTTTCCCACGTTCCCTCCCACCGCCCCGGCCCTGGACACCTACGCGGCGTGGGTGGCGGACGCCCTGGCCCGCGAGGTCTATCTCGGCTGGCTGGCCGAGCAGGAGGGCGTCATCCTCGCTGGGGTCGGGCTCACGCTGCTGGAGTGGGGTCCCACCCATGACGACCCCAACCCCTGGCGGGCCCGGCTGGTCAACATCTTCACTGAACCCGCATCCCGCCGCCAGGGACTCGCCCGCGCCCTGACCGCCCACGCCCTGGGGGAAGCGGAGGCCCGTGGGCTACGCTCCGTGAGCCTTGCGGCGACCCGAGAGGCCAGGGCGCTGTACGAGGCGTTCGGCTTCGAGCCCTCCCCGGCGCAGATGCGCCGGAAGCCCGGAAGTCAGAGGCGGCAGCCTCCCGGGTGA
- a CDS encoding ester cyclase has translation MALRWQAVGTYTGRFPGAAAPAGTSIAITGTDLLRVEGGRLAEDWVNSDMHVLLAQLQVNG, from the coding sequence ATGGCGCTGCGCTGGCAGGCCGTGGGCACCTACACGGGCAGGTTCCCCGGCGCGGCGGCCCCCGCGGGCACATCCATTGCGATAACCGGAACCGACCTGTTGCGGGTGGAAGGCGGCCGACTGGCCGAAGACTGGGTCAACTCCGACATGCACGTCCTGCTGGCGCAGTTGCAGGTGAACGGTTGA
- a CDS encoding nuclear transport factor 2 family protein: MTTSPTPHVAPLVQSWLKLWNGDFSRAEELIAPNFRVHAALLGGGDGSALSGPQGLIQWIAQTRAVAADLTFQIEVGPPSSKVT, from the coding sequence ATGACGACTTCCCCAACCCCCCACGTCGCCCCGCTCGTTCAGTCCTGGTTGAAGCTCTGGAACGGCGACTTCAGCCGGGCTGAGGAGCTGATCGCGCCCAACTTCCGCGTCCATGCCGCCCTGCTGGGTGGTGGGGACGGCAGCGCCCTGTCCGGCCCCCAGGGGCTGATCCAGTGGATTGCGCAGACCCGTGCCGTCGCGGCCGATCTCACCTTCCAGATCGAGGTGGGCCCCCCATCGAGCAAGGTGACCTGA